A genome region from Glycine max cultivar Williams 82 chromosome 5, Glycine_max_v4.0, whole genome shotgun sequence includes the following:
- the LOC102663163 gene encoding uncharacterized protein, giving the protein MTVWEEYALQLDDAIEKNHFVQKPLVVMLTLAKIKEPKDKYPLSVQNIKHGSKLYVNGDKNEIQQFHDSLRVSFYIGGLDDEGGVSQSQSTQNCQHKFLHNAQIVSFGEIKTLRQDCYCLTVGTVDEVMIDTPWSYDSCPYCTITFDPLKIGVACRSCQNHVTHTIPRYKLVVKMEQNGEKANFHFWDAVCIKIFGKNADECRQELIASGDEIKVFPACVDQLLGKTWVVRFKHRIQMHQSSVLDFSEQEHHIQSVIFTLGLQDEQCLSNKSAAVGAASSSQQDYHPTVDILFICLHYLFLPGITLIIIVLLFTNNCYLLIIYVLLLHNLHCHSHLNMILEMLPL; this is encoded by the exons ATGACTGTGTGGGAGGAATATGCTCTTCAGCTGGATGATGCTATTGAGAAAAACCATTTTGTGCAAAAGCCATTGGTTGTTATGCTAACTCTTGCTAAGATCAAAGAACCCAAGG ACAAGTATCCCCTCAGTGTACAGAATATAAAGCATGGTTCGAAGTTGTATGTGAATGGTGACAAAAACGAAATTCAACAGTTCCATGATAG TTTACGTGTGTCATTTTATATTGGCGGTCTAGATGATGAGGGTGGTGTTTCTCAATCACAGTCTACCCAGAATTGCCAACATAAGTTTTTGCATAATGCTCAAATAGTGAGCTTTGGTGAAATAAAGACTCTGCGACAG GATTGTTACTGTTTGACTGTGGGCACTGTCGATGAAGTGATGATTGATACACCATGGAGTTATGACAGTTGTCCATACTGTACAATCACTTTTGATCCATTAAAAATAGGTGTCGCCTGCCGTTCGTGCCAGAATCATGTTACTCACACTATTCCAag GTATAAGTTAGTTGTCAAGATGGAACAGAATGGGGAGAAGGCGAACTTCCATTTTTGGGATGCAGTATGTATCAAAATATTTGGTAAAAATGCAGATGAATGTCGTCAAGAGTTGATTGCG agTGGTGATGAGATCAAGGTGTTCCCTGCGTGTGTTGATCAATTGTTGGGTAAAACTTGGGTTGTGAGATTCAAACACCGTATACAGATGCACCAATCATCCGTGTTGGATTTTAGTGAACAGGAACATCATATACAGTCAGTGATATTCACGCTAGGTCTACAG GATGAACAATGTTTAAGCAACAAGTCAGCTGCTGTTGGTGCTGCATCTTCATCACAACAAGATTACCATCCTACAgtagacattttatttatttgtttacattatttgtttttaccgggaatcactttaattattattgtattgttatttactaataattgttatttactaataatatatgtattgtTATTACACAACCTTCATTGTCACAGTCATCTGAATATGATCCTGGAAATGCTGCCTTTGTAA